In a single window of the Saccharothrix australiensis genome:
- a CDS encoding riboflavin synthase, with amino-acid sequence MFTGIVEELGEVVGVAFDDAGDRAAGLPDAARVTIAGPLVTSDAKHGDSIAVNGVCLTVVDVADGAFTADVMRETLVRSSLAGVAEGDRVNLERAAAVGQRLGGHLVQGHVDGTGTVLAREKAEHWEVVRIGLPPHLARYVVEKGSITVDGVSLTVVSVTQDEFTVSLIPTTLELTTLGRRGPGDRVNLEVDVLAKYVERLALPHLRASAPHAPGQGEPGPGGTDAEEAR; translated from the coding sequence GTGTTCACCGGGATCGTCGAGGAGTTGGGGGAGGTCGTCGGGGTCGCCTTCGACGACGCCGGGGACCGGGCGGCGGGCCTCCCGGACGCGGCGCGCGTCACCATCGCGGGTCCGCTGGTGACCAGCGACGCCAAGCACGGCGATTCCATCGCGGTGAACGGCGTGTGCCTCACCGTGGTGGACGTCGCGGACGGCGCGTTCACCGCCGACGTCATGCGCGAGACGCTGGTCCGCAGCAGCCTGGCCGGTGTCGCCGAGGGCGACCGGGTCAACCTGGAGCGCGCCGCCGCCGTCGGGCAGCGGCTGGGCGGCCACCTCGTGCAGGGCCACGTGGACGGGACGGGCACCGTCCTGGCCCGCGAGAAGGCCGAGCACTGGGAGGTCGTCCGCATCGGCCTGCCGCCGCACCTGGCCCGGTACGTGGTCGAGAAGGGCTCCATCACCGTGGACGGCGTGTCGCTGACCGTCGTCTCGGTGACGCAGGACGAGTTCACCGTCAGCCTCATCCCCACCACGCTGGAGCTGACCACGCTCGGCAGGCGTGGCCCCGGTGACCGGGTGAACCTTGAGGTGGACGTGCTGGCGAAGTACGTCGAACGGCTCGCACTGCCCCACCTGCGCGCGTCCGCTCCGCACGCGCCCGGCCAGGGCGAACCGGGGCCGGGCGGCACCGACGCGGAGGAGGCACGGTGA
- a CDS encoding RsmB/NOP family class I SAM-dependent RNA methyltransferase, whose amino-acid sequence MTQRSSRPSRPRGPHPPRRRTGPARPPVEDPARLAALDTLRAVRQRDAYANLVLPGLLRDRRITGRDAALATELAYGTSRAQGLLDAILAACSDRPLSEVDGSVLDALRLGAYQLLRTRIPAHAAVASTVDLVRAELGSGAAGFANAVLRRVTGQDEAGWIDEVAPDEETDPVGYLAMAHAHPRWIAQAFAEALGSRGEPLRAALTADDARPAVHLAARPGECSADELAAMTGGEVAPHSPYGVHLEPGAGDPGDLDPVREKLATVQDEGSQLCALALTRAPLEGPDERWLDLCAGPGGKAVLLGALATLSGATLDAVEKAPHRAELIRKAAGDLPVTVHVADGRDSGLPAGGFDRVLVDAPCTGLGALRRRPEARWRRQPSDVAPLARLQRELLTSALELVRPGGVVAYVVCSPHLSESVGVVADVARRTGAERLDTRAAFPGVPDLGGGPHVQLWPHLHGTDAMFCALLRRPA is encoded by the coding sequence ATGACCCAGCGCTCCTCGCGCCCGTCCCGCCCGCGCGGCCCGCACCCGCCGCGCAGGCGCACCGGTCCGGCGCGCCCCCCGGTGGAGGACCCGGCCCGGCTCGCCGCGCTGGACACGCTGCGCGCGGTGCGGCAGCGCGACGCCTACGCCAACCTGGTGCTGCCCGGCCTGCTGCGGGACCGCCGGATCACCGGCCGCGACGCCGCGCTGGCCACCGAGCTGGCCTACGGGACGTCGCGGGCGCAGGGCCTGCTCGACGCGATCCTGGCCGCGTGCTCCGACCGCCCCCTGTCCGAGGTGGACGGGTCGGTGCTGGACGCCCTGCGGCTGGGCGCGTACCAGTTGCTGCGGACCCGCATCCCGGCGCACGCCGCCGTCGCGTCCACCGTGGACCTGGTGCGCGCGGAGCTGGGCTCGGGCGCGGCCGGGTTCGCCAACGCGGTGCTGCGGCGCGTGACCGGGCAGGACGAGGCCGGCTGGATCGACGAGGTCGCGCCGGACGAGGAGACCGACCCGGTCGGCTACCTCGCGATGGCGCACGCGCACCCGAGGTGGATCGCGCAGGCGTTCGCGGAGGCCCTGGGCAGCCGGGGCGAGCCGCTGCGGGCGGCGCTGACCGCCGACGACGCGCGGCCCGCCGTGCACCTGGCAGCCCGGCCGGGCGAGTGCAGCGCCGACGAGCTGGCCGCCATGACCGGTGGCGAGGTCGCGCCGCACTCGCCGTACGGGGTGCACCTGGAGCCGGGCGCGGGTGACCCTGGCGACCTGGACCCGGTGCGGGAGAAGCTGGCGACGGTGCAGGACGAGGGCAGCCAGCTGTGCGCCCTGGCCCTGACCCGCGCCCCGCTGGAGGGCCCCGACGAGCGGTGGCTCGACCTGTGCGCCGGCCCCGGCGGGAAGGCCGTGCTGCTGGGCGCGCTGGCGACGCTGTCGGGCGCGACCCTGGACGCGGTGGAGAAGGCGCCGCACCGCGCGGAGCTGATCCGCAAGGCGGCGGGCGACCTGCCGGTGACGGTGCACGTGGCCGACGGCCGCGACTCGGGCCTGCCCGCGGGCGGGTTCGACCGCGTCCTGGTCGACGCGCCGTGCACGGGCCTCGGCGCGTTGCGCCGGCGGCCGGAGGCGCGGTGGCGGCGTCAGCCGTCCGACGTGGCCCCGCTGGCCCGGTTGCAGCGCGAGCTGCTGACGTCGGCGCTGGAGCTGGTCCGGCCCGGTGGTGTGGTGGCGTACGTGGTGTGCTCGCCGCACCTGTCGGAGTCCGTCGGCGTGGTCGCGGACGTGGCTCGGCGGACCGGCGCGGAACGCCTGGACACCCGTGCGGCGTTCCCCGGCGTGCCCGACCTGGGCGGCGGCCCGCACGTGCAGTTGTGGCCGCACCTGCACGGCACCGACGCCATGTTCTGCGCCCTGCTGCGCCGTCCGGCCTGA
- the fmt gene encoding methionyl-tRNA formyltransferase encodes MRLVFAGTPEVALPSLRALLDSRHEVVAVVTRPDAPAGRGRKVERSPVAALADERGIEVLTPAKAGDPAFLDRLREIGPDLCPVVAYGALLPESALAIPRHGWVNLHFSVLPAWRGAAPVQAAVRHGDDITGATTFRIVKALDAGPVFGVVTERVRERDTAGELLGRLAESGAKLLLSTVDGIEDGTLRPVEQPEENVSYAPKVSVDDARLDFACTPAAALDRVARAVTPEPGAWAEFRGERLKLGPVTPVDEEGLAPGELRVERKRVLVGTATTPVVLSDVQAQGKKRMAATDWARGVRIEAGERIS; translated from the coding sequence GTGCGCCTGGTCTTCGCGGGCACGCCCGAGGTGGCGCTGCCCTCCCTGCGCGCCCTGCTCGACTCGCGGCACGAGGTCGTGGCCGTCGTGACCCGTCCGGACGCCCCGGCGGGCCGGGGCCGCAAGGTCGAGCGGTCACCGGTGGCGGCGCTGGCCGACGAGCGCGGCATCGAGGTGCTGACGCCGGCCAAGGCGGGCGACCCCGCCTTCCTGGACCGGTTGCGCGAGATCGGCCCCGACCTGTGCCCGGTGGTCGCCTACGGCGCGCTGCTGCCCGAGTCGGCGCTGGCGATCCCGCGCCACGGCTGGGTGAACCTGCACTTCTCGGTGCTGCCCGCGTGGCGCGGCGCGGCGCCGGTGCAGGCGGCCGTGCGGCACGGTGACGACATCACCGGCGCGACCACGTTCCGGATCGTGAAGGCGTTGGACGCGGGTCCGGTGTTCGGCGTGGTCACCGAGCGGGTGCGCGAGCGCGACACGGCGGGCGAGCTGCTCGGCCGGCTCGCGGAGTCCGGCGCGAAGCTGCTGCTGTCCACGGTCGACGGCATCGAGGACGGCACGCTGCGCCCGGTCGAGCAGCCGGAGGAGAACGTCAGCTACGCGCCCAAGGTCTCCGTGGACGACGCCCGCCTCGACTTCGCGTGCACCCCGGCGGCGGCCCTGGACCGGGTCGCGCGGGCCGTGACGCCGGAACCGGGCGCGTGGGCGGAGTTCCGGGGCGAACGGCTCAAGCTCGGCCCCGTCACCCCGGTGGACGAGGAGGGCCTCGCGCCCGGCGAGCTGCGGGTGGAGCGGAAGCGCGTGCTGGTCGGCACGGCCACGACGCCCGTGGTGCTCAGCGACGTGCAGGCGCAGGGCAAGAAGCGGATGGCGGCGACGGACTGGGCGCGCGGCGTCCGCATCGAGGCGGGGGAGCGCATCTCATGA
- a CDS encoding flavoprotein has translation MGEPVAGRSGADRPVLGLVASAGGGVERWFRTGLAEPLARRGWRLAITLTPTAARWLEPELPALAAVTDLPVRWRSRLPSEPKPHPVPDAFVFAPATLNSLAKLALGIGDNQALTALGEALGRRAPMVVLVQVGAEQSRHPAFAGHLAVLRDAGVRLVEGGPGAVMAEPALVAPFAAFDKSDLN, from the coding sequence GTGGGCGAACCGGTGGCGGGCCGGTCGGGAGCGGACCGCCCGGTGCTGGGGCTGGTCGCCTCGGCGGGCGGCGGCGTCGAGCGGTGGTTCCGGACCGGGCTGGCGGAGCCCCTGGCGCGGCGGGGTTGGCGGCTCGCCATCACGCTCACCCCGACCGCCGCCCGGTGGCTGGAGCCCGAGCTGCCCGCGTTGGCGGCGGTGACGGACCTGCCGGTCCGCTGGCGCTCGCGGCTGCCGTCCGAGCCGAAGCCGCACCCCGTGCCGGACGCGTTCGTGTTCGCGCCCGCCACGCTGAACTCCCTCGCCAAGCTCGCCCTCGGCATCGGCGACAACCAGGCGCTCACCGCGCTGGGCGAGGCGCTCGGCCGCCGCGCGCCGATGGTCGTGCTCGTCCAGGTCGGCGCGGAGCAATCCCGTCATCCTGCCTTTGCCGGCCACCTCGCGGTGCTGCGCGACGCGGGGGTCCGACTCGTCGAGGGCGGGCCGGGAGCGGTGATGGCGGAACCGGCGTTGGTTGCGCCGTTCGCCGCATTCGACAAATCGGACCTGAATTGA
- the def gene encoding peptide deformylase: MTVQPIRLFGDPVLRTPAVEVTDFDAELRKLVKDLWDTMSDAGGAGLAAPQLGVGLRVFTYHCDGFAGHLVNPTFEVVGDEVQDGPEGCLSIPGLSWDCRRHRNVVARGWNMHGEPIEVEGTDLLARCIQHETDHLDGVLFLDRLDEGTRKEAMRAIRRQSWFDGGMPTIKQSPHPLFGGA, from the coding sequence GTGACCGTCCAACCCATCCGGCTGTTCGGCGACCCGGTGCTGCGGACCCCCGCCGTCGAGGTCACCGACTTCGACGCGGAACTGCGCAAGCTGGTCAAGGACCTGTGGGACACCATGAGCGACGCCGGCGGCGCGGGGCTGGCCGCCCCCCAGCTCGGGGTCGGCCTGCGGGTGTTCACCTATCACTGCGACGGATTCGCAGGTCACCTGGTCAACCCGACCTTCGAGGTGGTCGGCGACGAGGTCCAGGACGGCCCCGAGGGCTGCCTGTCCATACCCGGCCTGTCCTGGGACTGCCGGCGGCACCGCAACGTCGTCGCGCGCGGCTGGAACATGCACGGCGAGCCGATCGAGGTGGAGGGCACCGACCTGTTGGCCCGGTGCATCCAGCACGAGACCGACCACCTGGACGGCGTGCTGTTCCTCGACCGGCTCGACGAGGGGACCCGCAAGGAGGCGATGCGCGCGATCCGGCGGCAGTCCTGGTTCGACGGCGGGATGCCGACGATCAAGCAGTCGCCGCACCCGCTGTTCGGGGGTGCGTGA
- a CDS encoding helix-turn-helix transcriptional regulator has translation MSKLYGRDREWASVLRFLSTPGGLLAIDGPPCSGKTHLLHEAVGAARDLGYAVVLVPGEQVATSADVADALRRAEREPGARTLVAVDHAHRDPCALLDLLPRLREHRVTGLVALSGAHAGAEVRRALPRRGDVLVLGPVGDDVVRRVVEDLLGATPRPDLAALVASAAGDPRLVGELVTGLREEGRLDVLGGTARLRGGRLPRRVTGLVGGRVDLLSAKAARLLRVTAVLGRSFPLTDVATMVGETAAALLPAVDEMIASGLVVRAGERLAFASELVWRAVVESIPDPVAHALRRDAAVLRAASRDLPPPAAAGRSGEDRGAAALPGVRALAASGRLGSAVALARAGLALRPHGPDAAEMHLALAGVLLADGRPAEAVAELDHALAVPELPDGPRRTAAAGRLLALLLSTVREAGAHAMSVLTARDREVSDADVVMAGTVHSCLEWSAGRLAESMYWAREAARWELDGPTAWWQSHTAVAFALKLSALGEFDQAERLVRGDGPLADDTVPAGAPAARVIALSHVLARAGRLAEAEEAARAGLSLARDRGLRLLVPSASSVLAEVALHRGDVSAAARHARPCRGDLAGGGVPHAGRHDWVELLLAHASGGPGRAAELARDRLCDPDRARRVLVEEPGAAAWLVRLALTVGDSRLAGAAVGAAEELARGNPGFAAVSAAASHARALVDRDEEALRAVVGRHRHPWAEANAHEDLALLLARRGRAERAAGHREQAARMFARMGADGEVARLRDRAVTTRAGTTPAPTPADATPAPTPVDAIPVPTPGGATSASTPGGIPVATPGGIPEPTPAGDIPAPGPAGAIPAPTPAVDDAVVAGAAPGRPDGDRTAADQVPTGNPAPDGRHGDAAPDDEAVAAPDGRAASPVTAAATDWQRLTGPERDIARLVGVGLTNRQVAKQLFLSPHTVDYHLRCIFKKLGISSRVELARLAHEQAHAEVRALR, from the coding sequence GTGTCGAAATTGTACGGCCGGGATCGTGAATGGGCTTCGGTTCTCCGCTTCCTGTCCACGCCCGGTGGCCTGCTGGCCATCGACGGCCCGCCGTGCTCGGGCAAGACCCACCTGCTCCACGAGGCGGTCGGCGCGGCCCGCGACCTGGGTTACGCCGTCGTCCTCGTCCCCGGCGAGCAGGTCGCGACCTCGGCGGACGTCGCCGACGCCCTGCGCCGGGCCGAGCGCGAGCCGGGTGCGCGCACCCTGGTCGCCGTCGACCACGCGCACCGCGACCCGTGCGCGCTCCTCGACCTGCTGCCGCGGCTGCGCGAGCACCGCGTCACCGGCCTCGTCGCGCTGAGCGGCGCGCACGCGGGCGCGGAGGTCCGCCGCGCCCTGCCCCGCCGCGGCGACGTGCTCGTCCTCGGACCGGTGGGCGACGACGTCGTGCGGCGGGTGGTCGAGGACCTGCTGGGCGCGACACCGCGACCCGACCTGGCGGCGCTCGTCGCGTCCGCCGCCGGCGACCCCCGGCTGGTCGGCGAACTCGTCACCGGCCTGCGCGAGGAGGGCCGGCTCGACGTGCTCGGCGGCACGGCCCGGCTGCGCGGCGGCCGGCTGCCGCGCCGGGTGACCGGCCTGGTGGGCGGCCGGGTCGACCTGCTGTCGGCGAAGGCCGCCCGGCTGCTCCGGGTCACGGCCGTGCTCGGCCGGTCGTTCCCGCTCACCGACGTCGCGACGATGGTGGGCGAGACCGCCGCCGCGCTGCTGCCCGCCGTGGACGAGATGATCGCGTCCGGCCTCGTGGTGCGCGCCGGCGAACGGCTCGCGTTCGCCTCGGAGCTGGTGTGGCGGGCCGTGGTCGAGTCGATCCCCGATCCGGTGGCGCACGCGCTGCGCCGCGACGCGGCGGTGCTGCGCGCGGCGTCGCGCGACCTGCCGCCCCCGGCCGCGGCGGGCCGGTCGGGGGAGGACCGGGGCGCGGCGGCGCTGCCCGGCGTCCGGGCGCTGGCCGCGAGCGGCCGGCTCGGGTCGGCCGTCGCGCTGGCCCGCGCCGGCCTCGCCCTGCGCCCGCACGGGCCCGACGCCGCCGAGATGCACCTCGCGCTCGCCGGTGTGCTGCTCGCCGACGGCCGTCCCGCCGAGGCCGTCGCGGAGCTGGACCACGCGCTGGCCGTGCCGGAGCTGCCGGACGGGCCGCGCCGGACGGCCGCCGCCGGCCGCCTGCTGGCGCTGCTGCTCTCGACGGTCCGGGAGGCGGGCGCGCACGCGATGTCCGTGCTGACCGCCCGCGACCGGGAGGTCAGCGACGCCGACGTGGTGATGGCGGGGACCGTGCACTCGTGCCTGGAGTGGTCGGCGGGACGGCTCGCCGAGAGCATGTACTGGGCCCGCGAGGCCGCCCGGTGGGAGCTGGACGGGCCGACCGCCTGGTGGCAGTCGCACACCGCCGTGGCGTTCGCGCTGAAGCTGTCCGCGCTCGGCGAGTTCGACCAGGCCGAGCGGCTCGTGCGCGGCGACGGCCCCCTCGCCGACGACACCGTGCCGGCCGGCGCGCCCGCGGCGCGGGTGATCGCCCTGTCCCACGTGCTGGCCCGCGCGGGCCGGCTGGCGGAGGCCGAGGAAGCCGCCCGCGCCGGTCTGTCGCTGGCGCGCGACCGCGGCCTGCGGCTGCTGGTGCCGTCGGCGTCGAGCGTGCTGGCGGAGGTCGCCCTGCACCGCGGCGACGTGTCGGCGGCGGCCCGGCACGCGCGGCCCTGCCGGGGCGACCTGGCGGGTGGCGGCGTGCCGCACGCCGGGCGGCACGACTGGGTGGAGCTGCTGCTCGCGCACGCCTCGGGAGGGCCGGGACGGGCGGCGGAACTGGCCCGCGACCGCCTGTGCGACCCCGACCGCGCGCGTCGGGTGCTGGTCGAGGAGCCGGGCGCGGCGGCGTGGCTGGTGCGGCTGGCGCTGACCGTGGGCGACAGCCGGTTGGCAGGCGCGGCGGTCGGCGCGGCGGAGGAGCTGGCGCGCGGCAACCCCGGTTTCGCGGCGGTGTCGGCGGCGGCGAGCCACGCCCGCGCCCTCGTGGACCGGGACGAGGAGGCGTTGCGGGCGGTGGTCGGGCGGCACCGGCACCCGTGGGCCGAGGCGAACGCCCACGAGGACCTGGCACTGCTGCTGGCCCGGCGCGGCCGGGCCGAGCGCGCCGCCGGGCACCGCGAGCAGGCGGCGCGGATGTTCGCGCGGATGGGCGCGGACGGCGAGGTGGCCCGGCTGCGCGACCGGGCGGTCACCACGCGCGCCGGGACGACCCCCGCCCCGACCCCGGCCGACGCCACCCCCGCCCCGACCCCGGTCGACGCCATCCCCGTCCCGACGCCCGGCGGCGCCACCTCCGCGTCGACGCCCGGCGGCATCCCCGTCGCGACGCCCGGCGGCATCCCCGAACCGACGCCCGCCGGTGACATCCCCGCGCCGGGCCCCGCCGGGGCGATCCCCGCGCCGACCCCGGCCGTCGACGACGCGGTGGTCGCCGGCGCCGCTCCCGGCCGTCCCGACGGGGACCGCACGGCCGCCGACCAGGTACCCACCGGGAACCCGGCACCCGACGGACGGCACGGGGACGCCGCGCCCGACGACGAGGCCGTCGCCGCACCCGACGGCCGGGCCGCGAGCCCGGTCACCGCCGCGGCGACCGACTGGCAGCGGCTGACCGGGCCGGAACGCGACATCGCCCGCCTCGTGGGCGTGGGGCTCACCAACCGGCAGGTCGCCAAGCAGCTCTTCCTGTCACCCCACACCGTCGACTACCACCTGCGCTGCATCTTCAAGAAGCTCGGGATCAGCTCGCGGGTCGAGTTGGCGCGGCTGGCACACGAGCAGGCGCACGCAGAGGTCCGGGCACTGCGCTGA
- a CDS encoding bifunctional 3,4-dihydroxy-2-butanone-4-phosphate synthase/GTP cyclohydrolase II: protein MNNIADIERALADLAAGRPVIVVDDEDRENEGDLIFAAEKATPELLAFMVRYTSGYVCVSLTEEDCARLDLPPMYHTNQDQRGTAYTVTVDAREGVTTGISAADRAWTIRLLADPSAEAKDFTRPGHVVPLRARAGGVLRRPGHTEAAVDLARLAGLAPAGVLCEIVSQKDEGDMARRDELEVFAADHDLVLITIADLIAYRRRVETQVVRAAEARIPTAHGTFTAVGYDSKLDGIEHVALVYGDLGDGEDVLVRVHSECLTGDVFGSLRCDCGPQLDASLEAVAAQGRGVVLYMRGHEGRGIGLMHKLQAYQLQDRGADTVDANLALGVPADARDYGTGAQILCELGVKSMRLLTNNPAKRVGLEGYGLTVLDRVPLPISPNPENLRYLRTKRDRMGHELHQLEQYEALSQGGAIVSTEGVE, encoded by the coding sequence GTGAACAACATCGCCGACATCGAGCGGGCCCTCGCCGACCTGGCGGCCGGCCGGCCGGTGATCGTGGTGGACGACGAGGACCGGGAGAACGAGGGCGACCTCATCTTCGCCGCCGAGAAGGCCACGCCCGAGCTGCTGGCGTTCATGGTGCGGTACACGTCGGGCTACGTCTGCGTGTCGCTCACCGAGGAGGACTGCGCCCGCCTGGACCTGCCGCCGATGTACCACACGAACCAGGACCAGCGAGGCACCGCGTACACGGTGACCGTGGACGCCCGCGAGGGCGTGACGACGGGCATCTCCGCCGCCGACCGCGCCTGGACGATCCGGCTGCTGGCCGACCCGTCGGCCGAGGCCAAGGACTTCACCCGGCCCGGCCACGTGGTGCCGCTGCGCGCCCGCGCCGGCGGGGTGCTGCGCCGTCCGGGCCACACCGAGGCGGCCGTGGACCTGGCGCGCCTCGCGGGCCTCGCGCCGGCCGGCGTGCTGTGCGAGATCGTGTCGCAGAAGGACGAGGGCGACATGGCGCGGCGCGACGAGCTGGAGGTGTTCGCCGCCGACCACGACCTGGTGCTGATCACCATCGCCGACCTGATCGCCTACCGGCGGCGGGTGGAGACGCAGGTGGTGCGCGCCGCCGAGGCGCGCATCCCGACCGCGCACGGCACGTTCACGGCGGTCGGCTACGACTCCAAGCTGGACGGCATCGAGCACGTGGCCCTCGTGTACGGCGACCTGGGCGACGGCGAGGACGTGCTGGTCCGCGTCCACTCCGAGTGCCTGACCGGTGACGTGTTCGGGTCGCTGCGCTGCGACTGCGGACCGCAGTTGGACGCCTCGCTGGAGGCCGTCGCGGCGCAGGGGCGCGGTGTCGTGCTCTACATGCGCGGCCACGAGGGGCGCGGCATCGGCCTGATGCACAAGTTGCAGGCGTACCAGCTCCAGGACCGCGGCGCGGACACCGTGGACGCGAACCTGGCGCTGGGCGTGCCCGCCGACGCCCGCGACTACGGCACCGGCGCGCAGATCCTGTGCGAGCTGGGCGTGAAGTCCATGCGGTTGCTCACCAACAACCCGGCCAAGCGCGTCGGCCTGGAGGGCTACGGCCTGACCGTGCTCGACCGCGTGCCGCTGCCCATCTCGCCGAACCCCGAGAACCTGCGCTACCTGCGCACCAAGCGGGACCGGATGGGGCACGAGCTGCACCAGCTGGAACAGTACGAGGCGTTGAGCCAGGGTGGCGCGATCGTCAGCACGGAGGGCGTGGAATGA
- the ribD gene encoding bifunctional diaminohydroxyphosphoribosylaminopyrimidine deaminase/5-amino-6-(5-phosphoribosylamino)uracil reductase RibD: MALAIAASARARGTTSPNPPVGAVVLSADGEVVGTGATRPPGQAHAEVVALAEAGGRARGGTAVVTLEPCSHFGRTPPCARALVAAGVARVVFAHPDPNPKAAGGADVLRAAGVEVVHLPTHVEPLRAWLHFARTGRPHVTWKYAATLDGRTAAADGTSRWISSAESRAEVHALRTAVDAIVVGTGTVRVDDPRLTARGTGAARQPLRVVVGTSDLPARARVLDDEAETLHVRTHDPDEVLTELVRRGAVDVLLEGGPTLAGAFARAGRIDRVLAYVAPKLLGDGPSALRDMGVSTITDAVGLVVEQVTMCGPDVRISAVPASAR; the protein is encoded by the coding sequence ATGGCCCTGGCCATCGCCGCGAGCGCGCGGGCGCGCGGCACGACCAGCCCCAACCCGCCGGTGGGCGCGGTGGTCCTGTCGGCGGACGGCGAGGTCGTCGGCACCGGCGCGACCCGGCCGCCCGGCCAGGCGCACGCCGAGGTCGTCGCCCTCGCGGAAGCGGGCGGGCGCGCCCGCGGCGGCACGGCCGTCGTCACCCTCGAACCCTGCTCCCACTTCGGCCGCACGCCGCCGTGCGCGCGAGCCCTGGTGGCGGCGGGCGTGGCGCGGGTCGTCTTCGCCCACCCCGACCCCAACCCCAAGGCCGCCGGGGGAGCGGACGTCCTGCGCGCCGCCGGCGTCGAGGTCGTCCACCTGCCCACCCACGTCGAGCCGCTGCGGGCGTGGCTGCACTTCGCCCGCACCGGCCGCCCGCACGTCACGTGGAAGTACGCCGCCACCCTCGACGGCCGCACCGCCGCCGCGGACGGCACCAGCCGCTGGATCAGCTCCGCGGAGTCGCGCGCCGAGGTCCACGCGCTGCGCACGGCGGTCGACGCGATCGTGGTCGGCACCGGCACGGTGCGGGTGGACGACCCCCGGCTGACCGCGCGGGGAACAGGAGCGGCCCGGCAGCCGTTGCGGGTGGTCGTGGGCACCAGCGACCTCCCCGCGCGCGCCAGGGTCCTGGACGACGAAGCAGAGACCCTGCACGTGCGCACGCACGACCCGGACGAAGTGTTGACCGAACTCGTCCGGCGCGGTGCGGTGGACGTGCTGCTGGAGGGTGGCCCTACGCTGGCGGGTGCGTTCGCGAGAGCGGGCCGGATCGACCGGGTGCTGGCCTACGTCGCGCCGAAGCTGCTGGGCGACGGGCCGTCGGCGCTGCGGGACATGGGGGTGTCGACCATCACCGACGCCGTGGGATTGGTCGTGGAGCAGGTCACCATGTGCGGACCGGACGTGCGGATCTCCGCAGTGCCGGCGTCCGCGCGTTAG
- the rpe gene encoding ribulose-phosphate 3-epimerase, with the protein MIAPSILSADFARLADEAAAVSGADWLHVDVMDAHFVPNLTIGLPVVKSLRGATDIPLDCHLMIEDPDRWAVGYAEAGAHNVTVHVEAAADPVRLAGNLRAAGAKAGLSLKPGTPLEPYVDVLKHYDTLLVMSVEPGFGGQKFMADVLDKVRTARRLVDTGHLKLVVEIDGGINADTIEQAAEAGVDCFVAGSAIYDASDPGQALERLRGQAARAQASHAR; encoded by the coding sequence ATGATCGCCCCGAGCATCCTGTCCGCCGACTTCGCCCGCCTGGCCGACGAGGCCGCCGCCGTCTCCGGTGCGGACTGGCTGCACGTGGACGTCATGGACGCGCACTTCGTGCCCAACCTGACCATCGGCCTGCCGGTGGTGAAGTCGCTGCGCGGCGCGACCGACATCCCGCTGGACTGCCACCTGATGATCGAGGACCCGGACCGCTGGGCCGTCGGCTACGCGGAGGCGGGCGCGCACAACGTGACGGTGCACGTGGAAGCCGCCGCCGACCCGGTGCGCCTGGCCGGGAACCTGCGCGCGGCGGGCGCGAAGGCCGGCCTGTCGCTCAAGCCCGGCACGCCCCTGGAGCCGTACGTCGACGTGCTCAAGCACTACGACACGCTGCTGGTGATGTCGGTCGAGCCGGGGTTCGGCGGGCAGAAGTTCATGGCGGACGTGCTGGACAAGGTCCGCACGGCCCGCCGCCTGGTCGACACCGGGCACCTCAAGCTGGTGGTGGAGATCGACGGCGGCATCAACGCGGACACCATCGAGCAGGCGGCGGAGGCCGGGGTGGACTGCTTCGTCGCCGGCTCGGCCATCTACGACGCCTCCGATCCGGGCCAGGCCCTGGAGCGGCTGCGCGGTCAGGCGGCGCGCGCGCAGGCGTCCCACGCCCGGTGA
- a CDS encoding SDR family NAD(P)-dependent oxidoreductase, with protein MNAEFDHGIALVTGACAPLGGEVVEWLARQGALVAAVDSDGARLADLVERLQAEGLRIAGRQVDVTSSAAVDALVDQVEREFGPVDALVTAVGAARPGPVLSITDEDWSHAFAVNADGVFHVSRAVAARMVRRGRGAIVLVAARAAVPRSNAAAYEASRAAAVAYAECLATEVAARGVRCAVVSPDDSRPVVEQVRFLLADAVSRPRSA; from the coding sequence ATGAACGCCGAATTCGATCACGGGATCGCGCTCGTGACGGGCGCGTGCGCACCGCTGGGCGGCGAGGTGGTGGAGTGGCTCGCGCGGCAGGGCGCGCTGGTCGCGGCCGTGGACAGCGACGGGGCGCGGTTGGCCGACCTGGTCGAGCGGTTGCAGGCGGAGGGGTTGCGGATCGCGGGCAGGCAGGTCGACGTGACCTCCAGCGCGGCGGTCGACGCGCTGGTGGACCAGGTGGAGCGCGAATTCGGGCCGGTCGACGCGCTGGTGACGGCCGTGGGCGCGGCGCGGCCCGGTCCGGTGCTGTCCATCACCGACGAGGACTGGTCGCACGCCTTCGCGGTGAACGCCGACGGGGTGTTCCACGTCTCGCGCGCCGTGGCCGCGCGGATGGTGCGGCGCGGGCGCGGCGCGATCGTGCTGGTCGCCGCCCGCGCCGCCGTGCCCCGGTCGAACGCGGCGGCCTACGAGGCGTCCCGAGCCGCCGCCGTGGCCTACGCCGAGTGCCTGGCGACCGAGGTCGCGGCGCGGGGCGTGCGCTGCGCGGTGGTCTCGCCGGACGACTCGCGGCCGGTGGTGGAGCAGGTGCGGTTCCTGCTCGCCGACGCCGTGTCACGGCCCCGGTCGGCGTAA